The following are encoded in a window of Pseudalgibacter alginicilyticus genomic DNA:
- a CDS encoding PASTA domain-containing protein: MGIIKFLFSKAFLKQIILAVVAVVVICFLLLKWLNISTNHDKFETVPDLKGKSMSVAEIELKENRLVLQIQDSANFNPDYPRFSVIEQDPLPGVKVKENRKIYVTLNPSGYRKILVPDLKEKTLRQAKPTLEALGFVVGKLTYVDNIGKNMVLKMMHEGETLSEGDMLPKTSKIDLELGNGNRPN, translated from the coding sequence ATGGGTATCATAAAATTTCTTTTTAGTAAAGCATTTTTAAAACAAATAATATTAGCTGTAGTGGCAGTGGTAGTTATTTGCTTTTTGCTTTTAAAATGGTTAAATATATCAACTAATCATGATAAATTTGAAACGGTTCCTGATTTAAAAGGAAAATCCATGAGTGTGGCAGAAATTGAATTAAAAGAAAACAGATTGGTGCTTCAAATTCAAGATTCGGCTAATTTTAACCCTGATTATCCTAGATTCTCTGTTATAGAGCAAGACCCTTTACCTGGTGTAAAAGTAAAAGAAAACCGTAAAATTTACGTGACTTTGAATCCGTCAGGATATAGGAAAATATTAGTTCCAGATTTAAAAGAAAAAACATTACGTCAAGCAAAACCAACTTTGGAAGCTTTAGGGTTTGTTGTTGGAAAATTAACTTATGTTGATAATATAGGTAAAAATATGGTATTGAAAATGATGCATGAAGGAGAAACACTAAGCGAAGGAGATATGTTGCCAAAAACTTCCAAAATAGATTTGGAACTGGGTAATGGTAACAGACCTAATTAA
- the argS gene encoding arginine--tRNA ligase: MSLQETLSNQVKQAVSKSFNVVLEIVEFQATRKEFVGDITVVIFPMLRLIKGNPVQIGEVVGNYLLENTEIVKGFNVVKGFLNVEISDAYYVEIFNEILSDDVFGIIKPHVSEKAIMVEYSSPNTNKPLHLGHVRNNLLGYSVAEILKASGKKVYKTQIINDRGIHICKSMLAWKRFGNGETPESTGLKGDKLVGNYYVRFDQEYKKEIENLVQNGIATEEAKKTAPILLEAQNMLLNWEAGDEDVVALWKKMNAWVYEGFDETYKNMGVDFDSLYYESNTYLLGKEFVNEGLKKGVFIKEDDGSVWCDLTEDGLDKKIVQRSDGTAVYITQDIGTAIQRIKDFPDVGGMVYTVGNEQDYHFQVLFLILKKLGFDWAENLYHLSYGMVDLPSGKMKSREGTVVDADDLITEMANTAEGISEELGKLDGYTESEKKELYKVIGLGALKYHILKVDPKKRILFDPKESIDFQGNTGPFIQYTYARIQSIVRKANFDYTTSITIEVKKLHPKEKELIKQLQLFPEVVQNAASQHSPALIANYTYDLVKEFNSFYQNVSILGADELHDKIFRVQLSKKVASTVKLAFNLLGIQVPERM; this comes from the coding sequence ATGAGCCTTCAAGAAACGTTATCAAATCAAGTAAAACAAGCTGTCAGCAAATCTTTTAATGTTGTTTTAGAAATCGTAGAGTTTCAAGCAACACGTAAAGAATTTGTAGGAGATATTACCGTTGTTATTTTTCCTATGTTACGTCTCATCAAAGGGAATCCCGTGCAAATTGGAGAAGTGGTTGGAAATTATTTGTTAGAAAATACGGAGATTGTTAAAGGTTTTAATGTTGTTAAGGGCTTTTTGAATGTTGAAATTTCGGATGCTTATTATGTTGAGATTTTTAATGAAATTTTGAGTGATGATGTTTTCGGTATTATAAAACCACATGTAAGTGAAAAAGCAATTATGGTGGAGTATTCTTCACCTAATACTAATAAACCTTTGCATTTAGGGCATGTTAGAAACAACCTATTAGGGTATAGTGTTGCTGAAATTTTAAAAGCATCGGGTAAAAAGGTTTATAAAACACAGATTATTAATGATAGAGGGATACATATATGTAAAAGTATGTTAGCTTGGAAACGTTTTGGAAATGGTGAAACACCAGAAAGCACTGGTCTAAAAGGAGATAAGCTTGTAGGGAACTATTATGTTAGGTTCGATCAAGAATATAAAAAAGAAATTGAAAATTTAGTTCAAAACGGTATAGCTACCGAAGAAGCAAAAAAAACAGCACCTATATTGTTGGAAGCACAAAACATGCTATTAAATTGGGAAGCTGGTGATGAAGATGTTGTAGCACTGTGGAAAAAAATGAATGCGTGGGTGTATGAGGGTTTTGATGAAACCTATAAAAATATGGGGGTCGATTTTGATTCTCTTTATTATGAAAGTAACACCTATTTGTTAGGCAAAGAATTTGTTAACGAAGGACTAAAAAAGGGTGTTTTCATTAAAGAAGATGATGGTTCCGTTTGGTGTGATTTAACCGAAGACGGTTTAGATAAAAAAATTGTGCAACGGTCAGATGGCACAGCGGTTTATATAACTCAAGATATTGGAACTGCCATTCAGCGTATTAAAGACTTTCCAGATGTAGGCGGAATGGTTTATACGGTTGGAAATGAACAAGATTATCATTTTCAAGTGTTATTTTTAATATTGAAAAAATTAGGATTTGACTGGGCAGAAAATTTATATCATTTAAGTTATGGTATGGTAGATTTACCTAGTGGTAAAATGAAGAGTAGAGAAGGTACTGTAGTTGATGCTGATGATTTAATAACTGAAATGGCTAACACAGCCGAAGGAATCTCAGAAGAGTTAGGAAAATTAGATGGTTATACTGAATCTGAGAAAAAAGAACTTTATAAAGTCATTGGACTTGGGGCTTTAAAGTATCATATACTAAAAGTAGACCCCAAAAAGCGAATTTTATTTGATCCTAAAGAATCTATTGATTTTCAAGGAAATACTGGGCCATTTATTCAATATACTTATGCCAGAATACAATCTATAGTACGAAAAGCTAATTTTGATTATACTACATCCATAACTATAGAAGTAAAAAAGTTGCATCCTAAAGAAAAAGAGCTTATTAAGCAACTTCAACTATTTCCAGAAGTTGTTCAAAATGCGGCATCACAACATAGCCCAGCATTAATTGCTAATTATACATATGATTTAGTTAAAGAATTTAATTCTTTTTATCAGAATGTATCTATTTTAGGTGCAGACGAATTACATGACAAAATATTCAGAGTACAACTATCAAAAAAAGTAGCTTCCACCGTTAAATTAGCATTTAACTTGCTTGGAATTCAAGTGCCAGAGCGTATGTAA
- the coaD gene encoding pantetheine-phosphate adenylyltransferase: MKRAIFPGSFDPITLGHYDIIKRGVTLFDEIIVAIGINADKNYMFSLEERVKFIQDTFADEPKIKVTTYKGLTVDYCKEINVEFILRGLRNPADFEFEKAIAHTNRDLAPIETIFLLTSAQTSYIASSIVRDVIRNNGDYTKLVPNNVRVK; the protein is encoded by the coding sequence ATGAAACGAGCAATCTTTCCAGGGTCTTTTGACCCTATCACTTTAGGACATTACGATATTATAAAACGCGGCGTTACATTATTTGATGAAATTATTGTCGCTATTGGTATCAATGCCGATAAAAATTATATGTTTTCTTTAGAGGAACGCGTAAAATTTATCCAAGATACATTTGCTGATGAACCCAAAATAAAAGTAACTACTTATAAAGGTTTGACAGTAGATTATTGTAAAGAAATTAATGTGGAATTTATATTGCGAGGCTTAAGAAATCCTGCTGATTTTGAATTTGAAAAAGCCATTGCTCATACCAATAGAGATTTAGCTCCTATTGAGACTATATTTCTATTAACCTCAGCACAAACCTCTTATATTGCTTCCAGTATTGTAAGAGATGTTATTAGAAATAATGGTGATTATACCAAATTAGTTCCTAATAATGTACGTGTAAAATAG
- a CDS encoding 30S ribosomal protein THX, producing the protein MGKGDKKTKRGKIHRGTFGTRRPRIKKKRSVENKIGIGAKVQPK; encoded by the coding sequence ATGGGAAAAGGCGATAAAAAAACAAAACGTGGAAAAATACACCGGGGGACTTTTGGTACCCGCAGGCCTCGAATTAAAAAAAAGCGTTCAGTAGAAAATAAAATAGGCATTGGAGCTAAAGTGCAACCTAAATGA
- the yaaA gene encoding peroxide stress protein YaaA produces MKLVLSPAKSLDFESQLPTNSNTEAIFLKQSERLNKLLKNKSAKSLSKLMGISDALGQLNYERNQSWKLPFTEENARPAMYAFSGDVYRGLDAYTIPTEKIEVAQNTVRILSGLYGLLKPLDLMQPYRLEMGTKFPVGTKKNLYEFWKRSITKALNEELKDDELFLNLASNEYFKAVDTKSLKVPVITASFKDFKNGNYKVISFFAKEARGLMARYIIDNNVETITDLKGFNSGGYGFSEDLSTKTDLVFIR; encoded by the coding sequence ATGAAACTTGTATTATCGCCAGCTAAATCACTCGATTTTGAAAGTCAACTGCCAACCAACAGTAATACTGAAGCTATATTTTTAAAGCAATCAGAGCGTTTAAACAAATTACTCAAAAATAAATCTGCTAAAAGCTTATCTAAGCTTATGGGGATTTCTGATGCTTTGGGGCAATTAAATTATGAACGAAACCAATCTTGGAAATTGCCTTTTACCGAAGAAAATGCCAGACCAGCTATGTATGCTTTTAGTGGCGATGTATATCGTGGTTTGGATGCATACACCATCCCAACTGAAAAAATAGAAGTAGCTCAAAATACGGTGCGAATTCTTTCGGGACTATATGGTCTGCTAAAACCTTTGGATTTAATGCAGCCTTATCGTTTAGAAATGGGAACAAAATTCCCTGTTGGGACTAAAAAGAATCTCTATGAATTCTGGAAAAGAAGTATAACCAAAGCTTTAAATGAAGAACTTAAAGACGACGAACTATTTTTAAATCTTGCTAGCAATGAGTATTTCAAAGCCGTAGATACTAAAAGCTTAAAAGTACCTGTGATAACAGCTAGTTTTAAAGATTTTAAAAATGGCAATTACAAAGTAATTTCGTTTTTTGCTAAAGAAGCTCGTGGATTGATGGCGCGTTATATTATAGATAACAACGTTGAAACTATTACTGATTTAAAAGGATTTAACTCTGGGGGCTATGGCTTTAGTGAAGATTTGTCCACAAAAACCGATTTGGTGTTTATTAGATAA
- a CDS encoding RluA family pseudouridine synthase, with amino-acid sequence MSNYTPQLPDEDDESDLYEHYAFQVDKGQAPLRIDKYLMNRIENATRNKIQAGAKNGSIFVNDIPVKSNYKVKPFDAIRVLFAHPPFENLLVGEDIPIDVVYEDDTLLVVNKSAGMVVHPGHGNYSGTLINALIYRFDNLPNNSSERPGLVHRIDKDTSGLLVVAKTEQAMAHLSLQFAEKTSEREYVALVWGNVAEDEGTVEGNIGRHPKNRLQNTVFLDDEAEKGKPAITHYKVLERLGYVTLISCKLETGRTHQIRVHMKHIGHTLFNDERYGGEKILKGTTFTKYKQFVDNCFKVLPRQALHAKTLGFVHPKTNEFMRFDTEIPDDMQLCIEKWKTYSKHQELD; translated from the coding sequence ATGAGCAACTATACCCCCCAATTACCTGACGAGGATGATGAAAGTGATTTGTATGAACATTATGCTTTTCAAGTAGATAAAGGTCAAGCGCCTTTGCGTATTGATAAATACTTAATGAATCGCATAGAAAATGCTACCCGTAATAAAATTCAGGCAGGAGCAAAAAATGGGAGTATTTTTGTGAATGATATTCCTGTAAAGTCCAATTATAAAGTTAAGCCTTTTGATGCTATTCGGGTTCTATTTGCGCATCCTCCATTTGAAAATTTATTGGTAGGAGAAGACATCCCTATTGATGTGGTTTATGAAGATGATACCTTGTTGGTTGTTAATAAATCAGCAGGTATGGTTGTGCATCCTGGGCATGGTAATTATTCAGGGACTTTAATTAATGCTCTCATTTATAGATTTGATAATTTACCAAACAATTCTAGTGAACGTCCAGGGTTAGTTCACCGTATAGATAAGGATACTAGCGGGCTTTTAGTGGTGGCAAAAACTGAACAGGCTATGGCGCATTTATCTTTGCAATTTGCCGAAAAAACTAGTGAACGTGAATATGTGGCACTGGTTTGGGGAAATGTGGCTGAAGATGAGGGTACTGTTGAAGGTAATATTGGTCGTCATCCCAAAAACCGATTGCAAAATACCGTGTTTCTTGATGACGAAGCAGAAAAAGGAAAGCCAGCGATTACTCATTATAAGGTTCTTGAGCGTTTAGGGTATGTTACATTAATTTCTTGCAAACTAGAAACTGGGCGCACCCATCAAATACGTGTACACATGAAGCATATTGGGCATACGTTGTTCAATGATGAGCGATATGGTGGTGAAAAAATACTAAAAGGAACAACGTTTACTAAATACAAGCAGTTTGTAGATAATTGTTTTAAAGTATTACCAAGGCAAGCATTACATGCTAAAACCTTAGGCTTTGTTCATCCTAAAACTAATGAGTTTATGCGTTTTGATACTGAAATTCCTGATGATATGCAATTGTGCATTGAAAAATGGAAAACCTATTCTAAGCATCAGGAGTTGGATTAG
- a CDS encoding SDR family oxidoreductase, translating into MKILLTGSTGYIGKRLLPILIEAGHEVVCCVRDSKRFNPPESLKTKISILQLDLLDIASLKNIPKDIDAAYYLVHSMSSSEDYKSLEETSAINFRNALKNTHVHHVIYLSGIINKSELSKHLNSRKNVEIELGKGSYNFTVLRAGIIIGSGSASFEIIRDLVEKLPIMITPKWLKTKCQPIGVSDVLAFLSKSLFHPETFNKNFDIGGTDILTYKEMLLNFAKARNLKRKIYVVPVMTPKLSSYWLYFVTSTSYKLATSLVNSMKVEVVCRNSQINNILKISPISYQQSLKKAFTKIENNEILSSWKDSYSSSGLSFNISDFIQVPSFGCFKDKRSEIFENREYCISNIWSIGGDNGWYYGNWLWGLRGFVDKLAGGVGLRRGRTSPTDIHVGDTIDFWRVLYANKQEGRLLLFAEMKLPGEAWLEFKITDNKLIQTATFRPLGVAGRLYWYAVLPFHGLIFNGMIKKLVRS; encoded by the coding sequence ATGAAAATACTGCTAACAGGTTCCACTGGATACATTGGTAAACGATTACTTCCTATTCTAATTGAAGCGGGTCATGAAGTTGTTTGTTGCGTTAGAGATTCTAAAAGATTTAATCCGCCAGAGTCTTTAAAAACTAAAATTTCGATACTCCAATTAGACTTATTAGATATAGCTTCATTGAAAAACATTCCAAAAGATATTGATGCCGCTTATTATTTAGTGCATTCTATGTCTTCATCTGAAGACTATAAATCTTTAGAAGAAACCTCAGCCATAAACTTTAGAAATGCCCTTAAAAACACTCATGTTCATCATGTTATTTATTTAAGTGGTATTATTAACAAATCTGAACTTTCAAAACATCTAAATTCCAGAAAAAACGTTGAAATAGAACTTGGTAAAGGGAGTTATAATTTCACCGTTTTACGAGCAGGAATTATTATAGGTTCTGGTAGTGCTTCATTTGAAATTATAAGAGATTTGGTTGAAAAGCTACCTATAATGATTACTCCTAAGTGGCTTAAAACAAAATGTCAACCTATTGGAGTTTCAGATGTTCTTGCTTTTCTTTCTAAATCTTTGTTCCACCCAGAAACGTTTAATAAAAATTTTGATATTGGTGGAACAGATATTTTAACCTATAAAGAGATGCTTTTAAATTTTGCTAAAGCACGGAATTTAAAACGCAAAATTTACGTAGTGCCTGTTATGACTCCAAAACTTTCTTCATACTGGCTTTATTTTGTAACCTCAACCTCATACAAACTTGCAACTTCTTTAGTAAACAGTATGAAAGTAGAAGTAGTTTGTAGAAATAGTCAGATTAACAACATTCTTAAAATTTCTCCCATAAGTTACCAACAATCTTTAAAAAAGGCATTTACAAAAATTGAAAATAACGAAATTCTCTCCAGCTGGAAAGACTCCTATTCTAGTAGTGGCTTAAGTTTTAATATATCTGATTTTATTCAAGTTCCTTCTTTTGGATGTTTCAAAGATAAAAGGTCTGAAATCTTTGAAAACCGAGAATATTGTATAAGCAACATTTGGAGTATTGGCGGTGATAACGGATGGTATTACGGCAATTGGTTATGGGGATTAAGAGGTTTTGTTGACAAACTTGCTGGAGGGGTTGGATTACGACGAGGGCGCACAAGCCCTACCGATATCCATGTTGGTGACACCATTGATTTTTGGCGCGTATTGTATGCCAATAAGCAAGAAGGTCGCTTGCTTTTATTTGCTGAAATGAAACTACCAGGAGAAGCTTGGTTAGAATTTAAAATAACAGACAACAAGCTTATCCAAACCGCAACCTTTAGACCCCTTGGAGTTGCGGGTAGGCTATATTGGTATGCAGTATTACCTTTTCATGGGCTTATATTCAACGGCATGATAAAAAAATTGGTGCGTTCTTGA
- a CDS encoding SulP family inorganic anion transporter has protein sequence MTEFVRKITPNIKDDTLAGITVSLAMIPEVVAFAFVAQIDPLVALSGAFIIGLITAAFGGRPGLISGAAGAVAVIFVHLISEGHAKGMSFDTPVENMGYFYLLAAVILMGLFQIGAGVFKLGKFVRLIPHSVMLGFVNGLAIVIFMAQVRMFSHKELKVSAEGVKEYVNIPMYGMELYTMIALVILTMGVIWLLPKITTKIPAALTAILITTAVVIFGGLDVSTVGSYIIEGGGTGLKGEFPTPNLELWQNLPINLDTLKFILPYAFLAASVGLIESLMTMNLVDELTETRGNGNRECVAQGAGNMISGLFGGTGGCGMIGQTVININAGGRGRLSGIMMAITLLTFILFTDKYIEQVPIAALIGVMFMMVIETFAWSSFRIMRKIPRSDAFVLVVVSAVTVIYDLAIAVFIGVIISALVFAWENAKRIRARKRMREDGTKVYEIWGPLFFGSILAFNDKFDVKNDPQNVEIDFVESRISDHSALEAIFNLVHKYEAEGKTIKLKHLSEDCKELLYKSSPKFREVIIDDIDDPRYHLAENPEAFTKGLSEYKF, from the coding sequence ATGACTGAATTTGTAAGGAAGATAACGCCAAATATTAAAGATGATACATTGGCAGGTATAACGGTATCATTAGCTATGATTCCCGAGGTAGTTGCTTTTGCATTTGTAGCTCAAATAGATCCTTTAGTTGCACTTTCAGGAGCATTTATTATTGGTTTAATTACAGCTGCATTTGGAGGCAGACCTGGTTTAATATCTGGTGCAGCAGGTGCGGTAGCTGTTATTTTTGTACATTTAATATCCGAAGGTCATGCAAAAGGAATGTCTTTTGATACGCCCGTTGAGAATATGGGATATTTCTATTTATTGGCAGCCGTTATATTAATGGGGCTGTTTCAAATAGGGGCTGGCGTTTTCAAATTAGGGAAATTTGTACGTTTAATACCGCATTCTGTAATGTTGGGGTTTGTAAATGGCTTAGCTATTGTAATTTTTATGGCTCAAGTACGTATGTTTTCTCATAAAGAATTAAAAGTTAGTGCCGAAGGTGTTAAGGAGTATGTTAATATACCCATGTATGGCATGGAACTGTATACAATGATTGCTTTGGTAATATTAACTATGGGTGTTATTTGGTTGCTACCAAAAATCACAACAAAAATTCCAGCGGCTTTAACGGCAATACTTATAACTACTGCTGTAGTTATTTTTGGAGGATTGGATGTGAGTACGGTAGGGTCCTATATTATAGAAGGTGGCGGAACCGGACTTAAAGGTGAGTTTCCAACTCCTAATTTAGAATTATGGCAAAATTTGCCTATTAATTTGGATACGTTAAAATTTATTTTACCATATGCGTTTTTAGCTGCGTCGGTTGGTTTAATAGAGTCATTAATGACTATGAATTTAGTTGACGAATTAACAGAAACACGAGGCAATGGTAACCGAGAGTGTGTTGCTCAAGGAGCTGGAAATATGATAAGTGGCCTGTTTGGTGGTACTGGTGGTTGTGGTATGATTGGACAAACAGTAATTAATATTAATGCTGGTGGTCGTGGTAGATTATCAGGTATTATGATGGCAATAACGTTATTAACTTTTATTTTATTTACCGATAAATATATAGAACAAGTGCCTATTGCGGCATTGATTGGTGTTATGTTTATGATGGTGATAGAAACTTTTGCATGGTCTAGTTTTAGAATAATGAGAAAAATACCAAGGTCTGATGCTTTTGTTTTGGTAGTTGTATCAGCGGTAACGGTTATTTATGATTTGGCAATAGCAGTATTTATTGGTGTTATAATTTCTGCATTGGTATTTGCTTGGGAAAACGCCAAGCGTATTAGAGCCCGTAAGCGTATGCGTGAAGATGGGACTAAAGTTTATGAAATTTGGGGACCATTATTTTTTGGTTCTATTTTAGCATTTAATGATAAGTTTGATGTGAAAAACGATCCTCAAAATGTAGAAATTGACTTTGTGGAATCACGAATTAGTGACCATTCTGCTTTAGAAGCTATTTTTAATTTAGTACATAAATACGAAGCAGAAGGAAAAACAATAAAATTAAAGCATTTAAGTGAAGATTGTAAAGAACTTCTTTATAAATCAAGTCCTAAGTTTAGGGAAGTTATTATAGATGATATAGACGACCCGCGTTATCATTTGGCAGAAAATCCAGAAGCATTTACTAAAGGATTGTCTGAGTACAAATTTTAA
- a CDS encoding D-alanine--D-alanine ligase gives MKKNIAIIMGGYSSEYQISLTSGNVVFETLIASKYNPYRVHIFKDKWVYVDTNDSEFPIDKNDFSVTVNQSKITFDCVFNAIHGSPGEDGFMQGYFALLNIPHTSCGMHQASVTFNKRDCLSVLKPYGIKTADSYYLNLGDTIDETAIIKKVGLPCFVKANKAGSSFGITKVHKKEDLQNAIDVAFKEDDEIIIESFLDGIEVSVGVITFKGEIKVLPITEIVSENDFFDYEAKYLGKSKEITPARLSKDQENKVNIIAKKVYKALKMTGFSRSEFIFKNDEPHLLEVNTIPGLTKASILPQQAAAAGISMSDLFENAIEEALKNEH, from the coding sequence ATGAAAAAAAATATTGCCATCATCATGGGTGGGTATTCTAGTGAGTACCAAATATCCTTAACTAGCGGAAATGTAGTTTTCGAAACTTTAATTGCTTCAAAATACAATCCCTATCGCGTTCATATTTTTAAAGATAAATGGGTGTATGTTGATACGAATGACAGTGAATTTCCTATTGATAAAAACGATTTTTCGGTTACAGTAAACCAATCAAAAATTACTTTTGATTGTGTTTTTAATGCTATCCATGGTTCTCCAGGTGAAGATGGGTTTATGCAAGGCTATTTTGCGTTGCTAAACATACCTCACACCAGTTGTGGTATGCACCAAGCCTCTGTTACGTTTAACAAACGAGATTGTTTGAGCGTTTTAAAACCTTATGGCATTAAAACAGCAGACTCCTATTACCTCAATTTAGGTGACACCATTGATGAAACTGCCATTATTAAGAAAGTTGGACTCCCCTGTTTTGTAAAAGCTAATAAAGCAGGAAGCAGTTTTGGCATAACTAAAGTACACAAAAAAGAAGATTTACAAAACGCTATTGATGTGGCTTTTAAAGAAGATGACGAAATTATTATTGAGTCATTTTTAGACGGTATAGAAGTATCTGTAGGTGTGATTACTTTTAAAGGAGAAATAAAAGTGTTGCCAATAACTGAAATTGTAAGTGAAAATGATTTTTTTGATTATGAAGCTAAATACTTAGGAAAATCAAAAGAAATCACTCCTGCCAGATTAAGTAAAGATCAAGAAAATAAAGTTAATATAATTGCTAAAAAAGTATACAAAGCTCTTAAAATGACTGGTTTCTCTAGAAGTGAATTTATTTTTAAAAATGACGAACCTCATTTATTAGAGGTAAATACCATTCCTGGTTTAACCAAAGCAAGTATATTACCTCAACAAGCAGCGGCAGCGGGTATATCAATGTCTGACTTATTTGAAAATGCTATAGAAGAGGCTTTGAAAAACGAACACTAA